The DNA window TACATGGAGTACCAGGGGATAGAATTATAAAAGATGGAGATATAGTAAGTCTTGATATAGTAACAGAATTAAATGGATACTATGGAGATTCTGCAAAGACTTTTGCTATTGGTGAAATAGATGAAGAAAGTAGAAAACTTTTAGAAGTTACAGAAAAATCAAGAGAAATAGGAATTGAAGCAGCTGTTGTTGGAAATAGATTAGGGGACTTAGGACACGCTATTCAATCTTATGTTGAAAAAAATGGTTTCTCTGTTGTAAGAGATTTTGCAGGACATGGTGTAGGTTTAGACTTACATGAAGAACCTATGATACCAAATTATGGTAGAAAAGGTAGAGGGCTAAAAATAGAAAATGGAATGGTCTTGGCAATAGAACCTATGGTAAATGTTGGAACATATAAAGTTGCAATTATGCCTGATGGCTGGACTGTTGTAACAAGAGATGGTAAAAGGTCTGCACACTTTGAACATAGTGTAGCTATCATTGATGGTAAAGCTGTTGTTTTAAGCGAATTAGATTAATAATATTTCATTTTTAGGAGGGATTATTTATGAAAAAACTTGTTTTATTACTATTGGTTATTGTGTCTGTATTTTCTTTTGGAGCAAACTTTAAGCCTTATTTAAAAGGTAATGCTTCAAATCCAGATGCAAAAAAGGTTCTTTTTGCTGCACAAATGGAAAGTACAAAAAAGGTTGTTACTTTATATAAGGATAGAGAAAAAGTTGTTTATGTTTTTGGTCTAGAAGGTAAAAAGCCAGAAATAAAGTTAGATGGAACTATTGGAGAAAACCTATTATTTAATGCAGATGAGAATGAAAGTTATGATGCAAAGTTTTTAGTTTTTCAAAATGATGAATATAGATATATAGTTTCTTATTATGATGTTAATGGAAAAACTAAAAGCTATTTACTTGAAGCATATAAAGGTTTAAATCCTAAACCTCTTTACAAAAAACAATTAAATAATAAAACTGTTTATGACAAAATTTTTACTGATGAAAGCAATAAGGAGAAATTTAATGATTTATTCTTAGATGAAAACTATAGAGACTATGAAAGTTTTTATATAAACTACTAGATTAAAAATAAGGTTTCTAACTTTCAAATAAAAGGTCAGTTCAATTATGAATTGACCTTTATTAGTATTATACTAGGAGAAATTATGATAGAAGTAAAACAATTACTTAATAATGAAAAAGATGAAGCCTTGTTATTTGCAAAGAGAATTTTTATTGAAAGTGAAGATGAAAGCTACAGCAAAGAAGGAATAGAAACTTTTTGTAACTTTGTTGATAATAAAAAAATAACAAAATCATTTAAAATCTATGGTGCTTTTGAAGATAATATTTTAAAAGGACTTATAGCAACAGATAGAAGAAAAAGAACAAGATGGACTTAAATTTACTCCTATGAAATTAGTATTAAAAGATGAAATAGAAATAATGGAGGAATAACTATTATGAAAAAAATTATTATTTTCTTTTTAATAATTCTATCAATTAATATTTTTGCTAAAGAATATAGACCATATTTAAAGAAAAATACTAACAATAAAAATTTAGTTTTTTCTGCCCAAATAGAAGATGATAACAAAGTTGTTTCTATCTATAAAGAAAATAAGAAACTTATTTATGTATATGGTTTAGAGGGAGAAAGAGCTGAAAAGACTATTGTAGGAGTAGCAAATAAAAATTTATTTAAAAATGGTAATGAAATTCCTTTGAATGAAAATAACAATAACAGGCTTAGAGAAAATTTTATCCTATTTAAAGTAAAGAATTACACTTATCTTATTTCCTTTTACAACAATTATGGTGTAAAAGAAAACTCTTATACTCTTAGAGTTTGCTAGAAATGATGAAGAAACACTTTTTGATAAGTCCTTAGACATTTTAACAATCTATGATAATTTATTTAATAAAGATTTTTTCAAAAAACTTCCATATGATAATGGAACTGCAGATTACTATGCAACTTATGATTAAAATATAATAACATTTAAAAAAGTTCTGATTTAATCAGAGCTTTTTTGTTTAAAAAAATATAAAATTTGTGCTATAATTTAGTTAAAAGTTGATTTTGAGGGAGAAAATATGAAAGTGGATGACTTTAATGAAGGTTTAAAATTTAAAAAGAAAAGAACTTCAGATCTATCATTTATTTTAAGAATAGTTGTAATTGTATTTGCAATGTTTATAATGTTTTATTTATTTTACTTTCTTTTTAATATATCAGATGATAATTCTTATGAAATTGAGCAAAATGGAGAAAAATATGGGAAAAGTGAATTTATTAAGTATCAGGGAGAAATTTATGTTCCTGTTCCAAGTGGAGGACTATATACTCTAACTGATGTTGATGTAGAAAGTTTTAAAGCTCTAGATTCAGGTGGTTATATTGAAAGAATTGTTGGTTTAGATAAAAATCATGTATATTTTGGAAATATTCCAATTCCTGATTTAAATCCAGATACATTTTATTCCATAGGAAATGGTTATTATAGTGATGGAAAAAATACCTATTTTTGTTCAGCAAGTTCAGAGAGAAATACAGAATTATCTACATTAACAGAAGTAGTACAAATACTAACATATTCTAAATCTAAAAGTAAGAAGACACAATCATATATTTACCCATATAAAAAAATAGAAACTGATAAGAAATTGAAATCAATTGAAAATTTATATTTTTTTGCAACAGATGGAGAAAAAGTATATTATAAAGGAGAAGTTTTAGAAAATGCTGATTTAAGTACATTAGAAAATATAGATGGCTATAATGAATATTTTGCTGATAAAGAAAATGTTTATTATAAATCAAAACTTTTACCTATCAAAAATAGTGGAAAGTTAAGAGTTGTTTCAAGTGAACAAGGAGATGGGTTTCTTTATGATGAAGTAAATGGTTATATATTTATAGAAGATTATTCTTTTGACAGAGAAAAAGCTCCATATAAAGTTATAGGAAATGAAGGAAATCATCTATATAATTTGATTTTTATTAATAATGAAGGAATTTATTACTATGATAACCAAGAAAAGAAACAAAAAAGAGCAGGAGATAATATTTTTATAGGAAATGTAGAAGAAATTAGTCCTAATATTTTCTCTGATGATGAAAATATTTATTATTTACATGCTTATGATATAAGGTCAGCAACTAGGTCAAGTGCAAATAAATTGATTTCAAGAAATACTGAAATATATTTTTTAGATAAAAAAGAAGATTGGCAAAAAGTATCTGATATTCAAAATGGACATGCAGGAGCTATATGGAAAAAAGGAGAGATATATTATTATTTTGATAATTTTGGGATTTTTCAATTGATAGATGATACAGTTTATAAAATTTCTGATAAGGAGACAGTTGAATATTTATTAAATAATAATATAGGTCCTAACACTATAAGAGAATTTATAGAAAATAATAAATTGATAGCAATTAATGGAGAAGAAAAAGTAAAAATAGAAGTTAAATATGATGATTCAATTACAATTTCGGTAAAATATTTTAGAATATTTTTAATCTTTATAGGACTTGTAAGTATTTTTTATAAAAAAATAAAGAAGCTAAGAAATAAAAATGAATAATATTTCTATTAGGAGATGTTAATATAATGAAAATGAATGGTGAAGATTTATCAGTTTTAAAAGAGAAAAAAACTAAAAAAACTTTATTAAAATTAATGACAATTTTCATTATTATAGTTACAATATTTTTTCTATTAGAATTCTTTTTTATATTTAAAATGAAATCAGATTATTATTTTAATCAAGAAATTTTAGAAAATGGGCAAAAATATGAAAAAAGTATCTATATAAAATATAAGGATAAAATCTATGCTTATGCCTATGGGGAGTCATATCAATTAGATAATGTAGATATTAAAAGTTTTAAAGTAATTGATTCAATGGACTATTTTGATAGCCATGTGGCAGTAGATAAGAAGTCTGTTTATTTTGGAAATATTTCTATTCCAGACTTAAATCCAAATAAAATTGAAAATATTGGAAATGGTTATTACAGTGATGGTATAAATTCTTACTTTTGCTCAAATATTTTTGAGAAAGATAAAGATTTATCAGAAAAGTCTAAAATTAGACAATATATAGAATATTATATTTTTAAAGGAAAAAAGCTACAAGAATATAGTTATTCTTTTAAAAAAGTTGAAACAAATAAAACTTTAAAAATAATTAAAAATTTAGATTCTTTTGCAACAGATGGAGAAAAAGTATATTATCAAGGAGAAGTTTTAGAAAATGCAGATTTGAATACTTTAAGAGCTGTTGACAGATAT is part of the Fusobacterium nucleatum genome and encodes:
- a CDS encoding DKNYY domain-containing protein; this translates as MKVDDFNEGLKFKKKRTSDLSFILRIVVIVFAMFIMFYLFYFLFNISDDNSYEIEQNGEKYGKSEFIKYQGEIYVPVPSGGLYTLTDVDVESFKALDSGGYIERIVGLDKNHVYFGNIPIPDLNPDTFYSIGNGYYSDGKNTYFCSASSERNTELSTLTEVVQILTYSKSKSKKTQSYIYPYKKIETDKKLKSIENLYFFATDGEKVYYKGEVLENADLSTLENIDGYNEYFADKENVYYKSKLLPIKNSGKLRVVSSEQGDGFLYDEVNGYIFIEDYSFDREKAPYKVIGNEGNHLYNLIFINNEGIYYYDNQEKKQKRAGDNIFIGNVEEISPNIFSDDENIYYLHAYDIRSATRSSANKLISRNTEIYFLDKKEDWQKVSDIQNGHAGAIWKKGEIYYYFDNFGIFQLIDDTVYKISDKETVEYLLNNNIGPNTIREFIENNKLIAINGEEKVKIEVKYDDSITISVKYFRIFLIFIGLVSIFYKKIKKLRNKNE
- the map gene encoding type I methionyl aminopeptidase encodes the protein MRLIKTLDEIKGIKKANQIIAKIYADIIPPYLKAGITTREIDKIIDDYIRSCGARPACIGVEGFYGPFPSATCISVNEEVVHGVPGDRIIKDGDIVSLDIVTELNGYYGDSAKTFAIGEIDEESRKLLEVTEKSREIGIEAAVVGNRLGDLGHAIQSYVEKNGFSVVRDFAGHGVGLDLHEEPMIPNYGRKGRGLKIENGMVLAIEPMVNVGTYKVAIMPDGWTVVTRDGKRSAHFEHSVAIIDGKAVVLSELD